From Pseudoleptotrichia goodfellowii, a single genomic window includes:
- a CDS encoding L,D-transpeptidase family protein, producing the protein MKLRKLQLLGMIILMSSLMYAAPLGTAPVNTGTLKNWKTVEMTPDLDKDGKKDKLVIEYSEQNDKIYTKFTPYVNDDSNKAVKGQTVEKIFERGNFQKDFNNFSREFVKNYPKKIKTTSKPVNTTVTNVQPNTQNKQPVKNDKPLIPPTQNVGKEVEDKATVPQDLKETGKNPKEVIPDEQTDKEIQKVDGKPVDKKEELIKGPYPYVTYYLKERPKNLTFDYKYAKNSPRDMDEFIFIKTATSIRREPNANAASIKKASYGHKYKVVGKVKTNAKGGTAEWYEVYFDGKLGYVLNSVAVKREFDWQDMMKKVEKTNKFVNEAVSKGQTIYVLDDYVPLGGGSGSSKDKFGNRENQSERGYLGADFKEFINLPDRTMMTILEETDKYLKVKVDAYDNGTYYLKKSKKSLLKDSKITGEITRFIYVDRHSQNEMIIEKNTNANTWNVVTTSFVTTGKDAGNSYATPYGTFLIAYSKPVMQYTGSDNKTVVGDANNAVRFSGGGYMHSIPSLFEPKETRKSRKAVTARKIGTFPESHKCIRHYDDQIKFIYDWLGNSSPGNKLGRRVPSVPTVMLVK; encoded by the coding sequence ATGAAATTAAGAAAATTACAGCTTTTAGGGATGATCATTTTGATGTCATCTTTAATGTATGCAGCTCCTTTAGGAACAGCTCCTGTGAATACGGGAACTTTAAAAAACTGGAAAACTGTAGAAATGACACCGGATCTTGATAAAGACGGAAAGAAAGACAAACTGGTAATTGAGTATTCGGAACAGAATGATAAAATTTATACAAAATTTACTCCTTATGTCAATGATGACAGTAATAAAGCTGTAAAAGGGCAGACTGTTGAAAAAATATTTGAAAGAGGGAATTTTCAGAAAGATTTTAATAATTTTTCCAGAGAATTTGTAAAAAATTACCCGAAAAAAATAAAAACGACTTCAAAGCCTGTTAATACAACAGTTACAAATGTGCAACCCAATACTCAGAATAAACAGCCTGTTAAAAATGATAAGCCTCTAATTCCTCCTACTCAAAATGTAGGAAAAGAAGTAGAGGATAAGGCGACAGTTCCTCAGGATTTGAAAGAAACAGGAAAAAATCCTAAGGAAGTAATTCCTGACGAGCAGACAGATAAGGAGATACAAAAAGTCGACGGTAAACCTGTAGACAAAAAAGAAGAATTAATAAAAGGACCTTATCCTTATGTAACTTATTATTTAAAAGAAAGACCTAAAAATTTGACTTTTGATTATAAATATGCAAAAAATTCTCCGAGAGATATGGATGAATTTATTTTTATAAAAACTGCTACAAGTATAAGAAGAGAGCCTAATGCAAATGCAGCATCCATAAAAAAAGCAAGCTACGGGCATAAATATAAAGTAGTCGGAAAAGTTAAGACAAATGCCAAAGGCGGAACAGCAGAATGGTATGAAGTTTATTTTGACGGAAAATTGGGATATGTATTAAACTCTGTCGCTGTTAAAAGAGAATTTGACTGGCAGGACATGATGAAAAAAGTCGAAAAAACTAATAAATTTGTTAATGAAGCAGTTTCAAAAGGTCAAACAATATATGTTCTTGATGATTATGTGCCTTTAGGCGGCGGTAGCGGTTCGTCCAAAGATAAGTTCGGAAACAGGGAAAATCAAAGTGAAAGAGGATATTTAGGTGCAGACTTCAAAGAGTTTATAAATCTGCCTGACAGAACTATGATGACAATTTTGGAAGAAACCGACAAATATTTGAAAGTAAAAGTCGATGCTTATGATAACGGTACTTATTATCTGAAAAAGTCTAAAAAATCACTTTTAAAAGATAGTAAAATAACAGGAGAAATCACAAGATTTATATACGTTGACAGACATAGTCAAAATGAAATGATTATAGAGAAAAATACCAATGCAAATACTTGGAATGTAGTAACTACATCGTTTGTTACAACAGGAAAAGATGCGGGAAATTCTTATGCAACTCCTTACGGAACATTTTTGATAGCTTATTCAAAACCTGTAATGCAGTATACAGGGTCAGATAATAAAACTGTTGTAGGAGATGCCAATAACGCTGTCAGATTCAGTGGCGGTGGATATATGCACAGTATACCTTCGTTATTTGAACCTAAAGAAACAAGAAAATCAAGAAAAGCAGTTACTGCAAGAAAAATAGGAACTTTCCCTGAATCACATAAATGTATAAGACATTATGATGATCAGATTAAATTTATATATGACTGGCTTGGAAATTCTTCGCCGGGAAATAAATTAGGACGCAGAGTTCCTTCAGTTCCTACGGTTATGCTTGTTAAGTAA
- a CDS encoding queuosine precursor transporter: MLEFFRNFQFGTNELLWLGYLILNFTAVILAYRFWGKSGLLAIVPLSIVVANIQVGKMMTLFGVDTTMGNIAFGGIYLASDILSENEGKKYAKKVVSLGFASMLFTTFIMQIVLKIQAAPSDVMQGPLSQVFGFLPRIAIASVCGFAASQAFDIWSYQAIRKIRPSFQDIWIRNNASTMLSQILDNIVFTFLAFTGIYPLDVIIVIIFSTYFLKVLIALLDTPFVYITTMWKNKGKINED; the protein is encoded by the coding sequence ATGTTAGAATTTTTTAGAAATTTCCAATTCGGAACAAATGAACTTTTATGGCTGGGGTACTTAATATTGAATTTTACGGCTGTTATTTTAGCTTACAGATTTTGGGGAAAGTCGGGATTGCTTGCTATTGTTCCGCTTTCTATTGTTGTTGCCAATATTCAGGTAGGTAAAATGATGACACTGTTCGGTGTTGATACAACTATGGGGAATATTGCATTCGGAGGAATTTATTTGGCATCGGATATACTTTCTGAAAATGAAGGAAAGAAATATGCAAAAAAAGTGGTTTCACTGGGATTTGCTTCGATGCTTTTTACGACATTTATTATGCAGATTGTTTTAAAAATTCAGGCAGCACCGAGTGATGTTATGCAAGGACCTTTATCTCAAGTATTCGGATTTTTGCCGAGAATCGCAATAGCCAGTGTATGCGGATTTGCAGCTTCACAGGCTTTTGATATATGGTCTTATCAGGCTATAAGAAAGATTCGTCCGAGTTTTCAGGATATATGGATTAGAAATAATGCGAGTACAATGTTGAGTCAAATACTTGATAATATTGTATTTACATTTTTGGCATTTACAGGAATTTATCCGTTGGATGTTATAATCGTAATTATATTTTCCACATATTTCCTGAAAGTATTGATTGCATTACTGGACACACCTTTTGTGTATATTACGACAATGTGGAAAAATAAAGGGAAAATAAATGAAGATTAG
- a CDS encoding L,D-transpeptidase family protein: MMRKVILLVGFVLFCNLNLFSMEKLQVPVEFSENITVSGFDSDIFEYDFNKDGIKEKVLVNSKKGEFSVKAVISVYIMEDGKYRFAYQIPLKEDINIFSVKRAEDMLKKVKEHYEDYSKDLEKGEVRYVRLLDDNTNEQIVFDMKFDKHSPKDLDNFIFVKKTTVFNQSPQHHSGVAYTAHYKDKPRILLEFLSEKDNKHTAWYFTEMQEGKDKSKVKGYVSGVSGTIQRRGFYWDEMHSKIEKVNYFINNAMKDKSDLYIITQYRPLANDIYSEKDKFGNRRNQSITGYINPDKKGEIINIPDQTIFKIIGKENDMLKIETPLYGGPYYIADNPEIMKKWNLETQVNKFIAIDPNNQTEAVLQRIKDTNNFSIISYSFVTTGKDDGYSSYETPHGAFLIAFTRPYMLFTGRQREGDTRKSAGKEGLVIAGEAQYAVRFSGGAYMHGIPVSYGASASTKAYTASKIGTYKESHKCVRHYDDQIEFIVNWINGSSTTKERDNTIPDEPVIAVVL, from the coding sequence ATGATGAGAAAAGTAATACTATTGGTTGGATTTGTTTTGTTCTGCAATTTAAACTTATTCTCAATGGAGAAACTTCAGGTTCCGGTAGAGTTTTCTGAAAATATTACAGTATCGGGATTTGATTCGGATATTTTTGAATATGATTTTAATAAAGATGGAATAAAAGAGAAAGTTCTTGTAAATTCTAAAAAAGGCGAGTTCAGTGTTAAAGCTGTTATTTCTGTTTATATTATGGAAGACGGTAAGTACAGATTTGCTTATCAAATTCCTTTAAAAGAAGATATTAATATTTTTTCTGTAAAAAGAGCTGAAGATATGCTGAAAAAAGTTAAAGAACATTACGAAGATTATTCTAAAGACTTGGAAAAAGGTGAAGTCAGATATGTGAGATTACTTGATGACAATACTAATGAGCAGATTGTTTTTGATATGAAATTTGACAAACATTCTCCTAAAGACTTGGATAATTTTATATTTGTTAAAAAAACAACTGTATTTAATCAAAGCCCTCAACATCATTCGGGAGTTGCATATACAGCTCATTATAAAGACAAACCGAGAATATTGCTGGAATTTTTGTCCGAAAAAGATAATAAACACACTGCGTGGTATTTTACAGAAATGCAGGAAGGTAAAGATAAGAGTAAAGTCAAAGGATATGTTTCCGGAGTATCGGGAACTATTCAAAGAAGGGGATTTTATTGGGATGAAATGCATTCAAAAATAGAAAAAGTAAACTATTTTATAAATAATGCGATGAAAGATAAAAGTGATTTATACATAATTACCCAATACAGACCTCTTGCCAATGATATTTACAGCGAAAAAGACAAGTTCGGAAACAGAAGAAATCAAAGTATAACAGGATATATAAATCCTGATAAAAAAGGTGAGATAATAAATATACCGGATCAGACTATTTTTAAAATAATCGGGAAAGAAAACGATATGTTGAAAATAGAAACTCCTTTATACGGCGGTCCTTACTATATAGCTGATAATCCTGAAATAATGAAAAAATGGAACTTGGAAACACAGGTAAATAAATTTATTGCTATTGACCCTAATAATCAGACTGAAGCCGTACTTCAAAGAATTAAAGATACAAATAATTTCTCGATAATTTCCTATTCTTTTGTAACGACAGGAAAAGATGACGGTTATTCTTCGTATGAAACACCTCACGGAGCTTTTTTAATAGCATTTACAAGACCTTATATGCTGTTTACGGGAAGACAGAGAGAAGGAGATACGAGAAAAAGTGCAGGAAAAGAAGGATTGGTTATAGCGGGAGAAGCTCAGTATGCGGTAAGATTCAGCGGAGGGGCTTATATGCACGGAATACCGGTTTCATACGGTGCTTCAGCATCTACAAAAGCTTACACTGCCTCAAAAATAGGAACGTATAAGGAATCCCATAAATGTGTAAGACATTATGACGATCAGATAGAATTTATAGTAAATTGGATAAACGGAAGCAGTACAACAAAAGAAAGAGATAATACAATACCTGATGAACCTGTGATAGCAGTTGTATTATAG